One genomic region from Bradyrhizobium icense encodes:
- a CDS encoding S-methyl-5'-thioadenosine phosphorylase, with amino-acid sequence MTRAVLGIIGGSGIYDLPGLEDVREETIESPWGEPSAPLMRGIIAGLPVAFLPRHGKGHALSPSDINYRANIDVLKRAGVTDLVSLSACGSYKEELPPGTFVLVDQFVDRTYRRESSFFGKGCVAHVSMAHPVSPRLHVHLAAAAEAEGIAAVRGGTYVCMEGPQFSSLAESLMYKAQGHSVIGMTNMPEAKLAREAEICYASVAMVTDYDCWHPHHEAVTVQDIIRVLNSNAGKAKALVARLARDFPREHEPCPIGSDKALDTALITAPEARDAKLLARLDAVAGRVLNS; translated from the coding sequence ATGACGCGTGCCGTGCTTGGCATCATCGGCGGATCCGGCATCTACGACCTGCCGGGGCTGGAGGACGTCCGCGAGGAAACCATCGAGAGCCCCTGGGGCGAGCCCTCCGCGCCGCTGATGCGCGGCATCATCGCAGGGCTGCCCGTCGCGTTCCTGCCCCGGCATGGCAAGGGACATGCGCTCTCGCCGTCCGACATCAACTACCGCGCCAATATCGACGTCCTGAAGCGGGCGGGGGTTACCGACTTGGTTTCGCTGTCGGCCTGCGGCTCGTACAAGGAGGAACTGCCGCCCGGCACGTTTGTGCTGGTTGATCAGTTCGTCGACCGCACCTACCGCCGCGAGAGCTCGTTCTTCGGCAAGGGCTGCGTCGCCCATGTCTCGATGGCCCATCCGGTTTCGCCGCGGCTGCACGTGCATCTGGCGGCAGCCGCCGAGGCCGAGGGGATCGCGGCGGTGCGGGGCGGCACCTATGTCTGCATGGAGGGGCCGCAGTTCTCCAGCCTCGCGGAGAGTCTGATGTATAAGGCGCAGGGTCATTCGGTGATCGGCATGACCAACATGCCCGAGGCAAAACTCGCCCGTGAGGCCGAGATCTGCTACGCCAGCGTGGCGATGGTCACTGATTACGATTGCTGGCATCCTCACCACGAAGCGGTCACCGTGCAGGATATCATTCGCGTGCTGAACTCGAATGCCGGCAAGGCCAAGGCGCTGGTTGCGCGTCTCGCCCGGGACTTCCCGCGCGAGCATGAGCCCTGTCCGATCGGTTCGGACAAGGCGCTCGACACTGCCCTGATCACGGCACCGGAAGCGCGTGATGCAAAATTGCTCGCCAGGCTCGATGCGGTGGCGGGAAGGGTGTTGAACTCATGA
- a CDS encoding pyridoxal-phosphate-dependent aminotransferase family protein produces MQQGRHFLQIPGPSPVPDRVLRAMDMPVIDHRSAQFAELGRAVLDGSQKIFQTSGPVVIFPSSGTGAWEAAIVNTLSPGDKVLMVETGHFATLWRQMAGRWGIEVDFLPGDWRRGADPAVIEERLARDTSHALKAVMVVHNETSTGATSRIGEIRAAMDRVGHPALLMVDTISSLGSVEYRHDEWKVDVSVSCSQKGFMLPPGLGFNAISDKARAAAKTNKMPRSYWDWEEMLKPNVNGFFPYTPATNLLYGLREAIAMLLEEGLDKVFARHQRLAAATRAAVNHWGLEVLCQEPKDFSPVLTAVLMPPGHDADQFRKVVLDNFNMSLGSGLSKVAGKVFRIGHLGECNELTLLAALTGVEMGLSVAGIPYRAGGVDAAMKYLEQRPQGNSPAHLKVVGS; encoded by the coding sequence ATGCAGCAAGGACGGCATTTTCTTCAAATCCCGGGGCCGAGTCCGGTTCCGGATCGCGTTCTTCGCGCGATGGACATGCCTGTGATCGATCACCGCAGCGCCCAGTTCGCCGAACTCGGGCGGGCCGTGCTCGACGGTAGCCAGAAGATTTTCCAGACTTCGGGCCCGGTGGTGATCTTCCCGTCGTCGGGGACAGGGGCCTGGGAAGCCGCCATCGTCAACACGCTGTCGCCCGGCGACAAGGTTCTGATGGTGGAGACAGGCCATTTCGCGACCCTGTGGCGCCAGATGGCGGGACGCTGGGGAATTGAGGTCGACTTCTTGCCCGGCGACTGGCGCCGTGGCGCAGACCCGGCGGTCATCGAAGAAAGGCTGGCGCGCGACACATCGCATGCGCTCAAGGCCGTGATGGTCGTCCACAACGAAACGTCGACCGGTGCGACCAGCCGGATCGGCGAAATCCGCGCCGCGATGGACCGGGTCGGTCATCCGGCTTTGCTGATGGTCGACACCATCTCCTCGCTGGGATCGGTCGAATACCGGCACGACGAATGGAAGGTCGACGTCAGCGTCAGTTGCTCGCAGAAAGGGTTCATGTTGCCGCCCGGTTTGGGCTTCAACGCAATCTCGGACAAGGCCCGCGCTGCAGCCAAGACCAACAAAATGCCGCGGTCGTATTGGGATTGGGAGGAAATGCTGAAGCCGAATGTGAATGGCTTCTTTCCCTATACCCCGGCGACCAACCTGCTCTATGGCCTGCGCGAGGCCATTGCGATGTTGCTTGAGGAGGGGCTCGACAAGGTCTTCGCGCGCCATCAGCGGCTCGCCGCTGCTACGCGCGCCGCCGTCAATCACTGGGGACTGGAGGTGCTCTGCCAGGAGCCGAAGGATTTTTCCCCGGTGCTCACCGCCGTGCTGATGCCGCCGGGGCATGACGCGGACCAGTTCCGCAAGGTGGTGCTCGACAACTTCAACATGTCGCTCGGCTCCGGACTGTCGAAGGTGGCCGGCAAGGTGTTTCGCATCGGTCACCTCGGCGAATGCAATGAGCTGACCTTGCTCGCTGCGCTGACGGGCGTGGAGATGGGATTGTCAGTCGCCGGCATTCCGTACCGCGCCGGCGGTGTCGATGCCGCGATGAAGTATCTGGAGCAGCGTCCCCAAGGCAATTCCCCGGCGCATCTCAAGGTCGTCGGCAGCTAG
- a CDS encoding Bug family tripartite tricarboxylate transporter substrate binding protein, with protein sequence MIATTPAFAAWEPTKPVEIVVAAGAGGASDQMARMMQAAIQKNNLMKQPMVVSLKGGASGAEALMYMKSNDGDANKVLIAYSLIYMLPLSAKIPFNWRDLTPVSVVALDQFVLWDNAEGPKTVKDFIAAAKAASSPFKMGGTGSKREDHVLTVFMEQRTGAKFSYLPYKSGGEAATQLVGKHTDANVNNPSENLEVWRAGQVRALCVFDKERISYKTKVTETQSWNDVPTCKEEGLDVQYLMLRAMFLPGKVTPEQQAFYVDLFQKVTQTPEYKEYMEKQALKPIFLTGKDMLKFLEEDDKLNASLMKEAGFVAK encoded by the coding sequence ATGATCGCAACCACCCCTGCGTTTGCCGCTTGGGAGCCGACCAAGCCGGTGGAAATCGTGGTCGCGGCCGGTGCCGGTGGTGCCTCCGACCAGATGGCGCGGATGATGCAAGCGGCCATCCAGAAGAACAATCTGATGAAGCAGCCGATGGTTGTGTCGCTCAAGGGCGGGGCGTCCGGCGCCGAGGCGCTGATGTACATGAAGTCCAACGACGGCGACGCCAACAAGGTGCTGATCGCCTATTCGCTGATCTACATGCTGCCGCTGTCGGCGAAGATTCCGTTCAACTGGCGCGACCTGACGCCGGTGTCGGTGGTCGCCCTCGATCAGTTCGTGCTGTGGGACAATGCTGAGGGTCCGAAGACGGTGAAGGACTTCATTGCGGCCGCCAAGGCGGCGAGCTCGCCGTTCAAGATGGGCGGCACCGGCTCCAAGCGCGAGGATCACGTGCTCACCGTATTCATGGAGCAGAGGACCGGCGCGAAATTCTCCTATCTGCCGTACAAGTCCGGCGGCGAGGCTGCGACGCAACTGGTCGGCAAGCATACCGATGCCAATGTCAATAACCCTTCCGAAAACCTCGAAGTCTGGCGCGCCGGTCAGGTCCGTGCGCTGTGCGTGTTCGACAAGGAGCGCATTTCCTACAAGACCAAGGTGACGGAGACGCAGTCCTGGAACGACGTTCCGACCTGCAAGGAGGAAGGGCTCGACGTGCAGTACTTGATGCTGCGCGCGATGTTCCTGCCCGGTAAGGTGACGCCCGAACAGCAGGCGTTCTATGTCGACCTGTTCCAGAAGGTGACGCAGACGCCGGAGTATAAGGAATATATGGAGAAGCAGGCGTTGAAGCCGATCTTCCTCACCGGCAAGGATATGCTGAAATTCCTCGAGGAGGACGACAAGCTGAATGCCTCGCTCATGAAGGAAGCGGGCTTCGTCGCGAAGTAA
- a CDS encoding enoyl-CoA hydratase/isomerase family protein, whose product MNAPVASTEDLIYSVEDGIARLTFNRPQARNALTFAMYEQMAAICETINNDRSIKAMILTGAGDKAFASGTDISQFRAFKTAQDALDYEARIDRVLGALEACRVPTIAAIAGACTGGGAGIAACCDIRIGTETTRMGFPIARTLGNCLSMSNISRLVSLVGPARTKDLIFKARLVEAPEALALGLLNEVVPDVATLQRRADETAKLVASHAPITLEVTKEAVRRIRRTLTRDEGEDLILRAYMSEDFREGMDAFLNKRSPNWKGK is encoded by the coding sequence ATGAACGCTCCGGTAGCTTCGACCGAAGACCTGATCTATTCCGTCGAGGACGGCATCGCCCGGCTGACGTTCAACCGTCCGCAGGCGCGCAACGCGCTGACCTTTGCCATGTACGAGCAGATGGCGGCGATCTGCGAGACCATCAACAACGATCGCTCGATCAAGGCGATGATCCTGACCGGCGCGGGCGACAAGGCGTTCGCATCGGGCACCGACATTTCGCAGTTCCGCGCGTTCAAGACCGCACAGGACGCGCTCGATTATGAGGCGCGGATCGACCGCGTGCTCGGTGCGCTGGAGGCGTGCCGCGTGCCGACCATTGCGGCGATTGCCGGCGCTTGCACCGGCGGTGGCGCCGGCATTGCGGCGTGCTGCGATATCCGGATCGGTACCGAAACAACGCGGATGGGCTTTCCGATCGCGCGTACGCTCGGCAACTGCCTGTCGATGTCCAATATTTCCAGGCTGGTTTCGCTGGTCGGCCCGGCACGGACCAAAGACCTGATCTTCAAGGCGCGGCTGGTCGAGGCGCCGGAAGCGCTGGCGCTCGGGCTGCTCAATGAAGTGGTTCCCGATGTCGCAACGCTGCAGCGCCGCGCCGACGAGACCGCGAAACTCGTTGCCAGCCATGCGCCGATTACGCTGGAAGTCACCAAGGAAGCGGTGCGCCGCATCCGGCGGACATTGACGCGCGACGAGGGCGAGGACCTGATTCTGCGCGCCTATATGAGCGAGGATTTCCGCGAGGGAATGGACGCGTTCCTCAACAAGCGCTCGCCGAACTGGAAGGGCAAATAG
- a CDS encoding class II aldolase/adducin family protein — protein MPTRNDRGKRQSIIDACLRMNALGINQGTSGNISLRHGDGMLITPTSTPYEAMKPEQIVYMHLDGNHDPAQRPSSEWRFHRDILKARPEVQAIVHAHPPYSTMLAIMGMEIPPVHYMVAVAGGDTIRCAPYATFGTQELSEHAVRALEGRLACLLEHHGMIAMGVSLAKAMWLAVEVETLARQYHGCLQIGTPPLLSKEEIEKVRLRMAGYGHAEE, from the coding sequence ATGCCGACCAGGAACGACCGGGGAAAACGTCAATCCATCATCGATGCCTGCCTGCGCATGAATGCGCTCGGCATCAACCAGGGGACGTCGGGCAATATCAGCCTGCGCCATGGCGATGGCATGCTGATCACCCCGACCAGCACGCCCTACGAGGCGATGAAGCCCGAGCAGATCGTCTATATGCACCTCGACGGCAACCACGATCCCGCTCAGCGCCCTTCGAGCGAGTGGCGCTTTCACCGCGACATCCTCAAGGCCCGCCCGGAGGTGCAAGCGATCGTCCACGCCCATCCGCCCTACTCGACCATGCTGGCGATCATGGGCATGGAGATTCCGCCGGTGCACTACATGGTGGCCGTTGCCGGTGGCGACACCATCCGCTGCGCGCCGTATGCGACCTTTGGCACCCAGGAGCTCTCGGAGCACGCGGTGCGCGCGCTGGAGGGACGGCTGGCCTGCCTGCTCGAACATCACGGCATGATCGCGATGGGCGTATCGCTGGCAAAGGCGATGTGGCTTGCGGTCGAGGTCGAGACGCTGGCGCGGCAATATCACGGCTGCCTGCAGATCGGCACGCCGCCGCTACTGTCCAAGGAGGAAATCGAGAAAGTCCGCCTCCGCATGGCCGGATACGGCCACGCGGAGGAGTAA
- the mtnA gene encoding S-methyl-5-thioribose-1-phosphate isomerase has protein sequence MKVDGRHFRSIWLEDDGWTVGAIDQRRLPHEFVVARIASAADATEAIHSMLVRGAPLIGATAAYGMALAMRTDASDAALDRAYAMLLAARPTAINLKWALDEMARLLRPLPASERVAAAYQRASEIAEEDVAINQGIGRHGLALIEQIAATKQPGEPINILTHCNAGWLATVDWGTATAPIYLAHDSGLKVHVWVDETRPRNQGASLTAWELGHHGVPHTVISDNTGGHLMQHRMVDLAIVGTDRVAANGDVCNKIGTYLKALAAHDNGVPFYVALPSPTIDFSIDDGIRQIPIEQRSTEEVATMTGRTADGRVETVRVVPDGSPVANYAFDVTPARLVTGLITERGLLRPERAALASAFPERGAGH, from the coding sequence ATGAAGGTCGACGGCCGGCATTTCCGCAGTATCTGGCTCGAGGACGACGGCTGGACGGTCGGCGCGATCGACCAGCGCCGGCTGCCGCATGAATTCGTGGTGGCGCGTATCGCAAGCGCCGCGGATGCGACCGAGGCGATCCACTCCATGCTGGTGCGGGGCGCGCCGCTGATCGGCGCGACCGCGGCTTACGGCATGGCGCTCGCCATGCGCACTGACGCTTCCGATGCGGCGCTCGATCGCGCCTATGCCATGCTGCTGGCGGCACGGCCGACGGCAATCAACCTGAAATGGGCGCTCGACGAGATGGCGCGCTTGCTTCGGCCGCTGCCGGCGTCGGAACGCGTCGCGGCAGCCTACCAGCGCGCCAGCGAAATCGCCGAGGAGGATGTCGCAATCAACCAGGGGATCGGCCGGCATGGTCTGGCCTTGATCGAACAGATCGCGGCAACGAAGCAGCCGGGCGAGCCGATCAATATCCTGACTCATTGCAATGCCGGCTGGCTCGCGACGGTGGACTGGGGCACGGCCACGGCGCCGATCTACCTTGCCCATGATAGCGGCCTGAAGGTCCATGTCTGGGTCGACGAGACCCGGCCGCGCAACCAGGGCGCTTCGCTGACGGCCTGGGAACTCGGGCACCACGGCGTGCCGCACACGGTGATCTCCGACAACACCGGCGGTCATCTGATGCAGCACCGCATGGTCGATCTTGCGATCGTCGGCACCGACCGGGTGGCCGCCAATGGCGACGTTTGCAACAAGATCGGCACCTATCTGAAGGCGCTCGCTGCCCATGACAATGGCGTGCCGTTCTATGTTGCACTGCCGTCGCCCACCATCGACTTCAGCATCGACGACGGCATCCGGCAGATTCCGATCGAACAGCGCAGCACCGAGGAGGTGGCGACCATGACCGGCCGTACCGCCGATGGGCGCGTCGAGACCGTGCGCGTGGTTCCCGACGGTTCGCCGGTGGCGAACTACGCCTTCGATGTCACGCCGGCGCGGCTGGTGACGGGCTTGATCACTGAACGCGGCCTGCTGCGGCCCGAGCGTGCTGCGCTTGCGAGCGCATTCCCGGAGCGCGGTGCTGGACATTGA
- a CDS encoding FAD-binding and (Fe-S)-binding domain-containing protein, translating into MKNASTLERRLRSNMTGDVLFDAFNRGRYATDASFYQILPLGVVVPRTMDEALRALAIARDEGRIVTPRGGGTSQCGQTVNNGIVVDFSKHLNRILSLDVENRICVVEPGIVLDDLNRQLKKHGLWFPVDVSTASRATIGGMAGNNSCGGRSLRYGTMRDNTLSMDAALADGTLLHFGEVPRDLARVNSPQSGLALFRDMLDLGEREATEISARFPKVQRRVGGYNLDALVPRNAPNNMAHLLVGSEGTLAFTTQVELKLWPVIRNKVLGVCHFGSFYEAMDAAQHLVKLRPIAVELVDRTMIALGREIAMFQPIIATAVRGDPDAVLVVEFAEEDQAENLHRLKQLGELMADLGFGWDRPQRKWGGVVEITEPGLQTGIADFRAAGLNVMMSMKQEGKPVSFVEDCAVPLPHLADYTERLNAIFAKHGTRGTMYAHASEGCLHVRPVLNLKLEKDVKAMRAIAEETFEMVREYKGSHSGEHGDGLVRSEFHEAMFGSRIVADFREVKRCFDPENMLNPGKIVDPPKMDDRSLFRYRPDYRVNELKTVLDWSAYPGAGGGFQGAVEMCNNNGACRKLEGGVMCPSYRATRNEKDVTRGRANTLRLAISGQLGPDALASDEMMETLKLCVSCKACRHECPTGVDMAKMKIEVLAARAAKHGLSLRDRLVGYLPRYADLASRFAPLANWRNSSPLLRALFEKFAGISAKRALPAFRRDVFRPEAETFGPADGREVVLFADTFNRAYERENLDAALRVLVEAGYRVHLPRPTDHTRPLCCGRTFLSAGLVDQARNELNRLVASYAPFAARGVPIVGLEPSCLLTLRDELLSLRSDDDAKSISTHALLFEEFLVREGEAGRLKLPLGAMPAKALVHGHCHQKSFGAFKPVEKVLRLVPDLSVEIIESSCCGMAGAFGYGADTYQASMEMAELSLLPAVRRADIATLIVADGTSCRHQIKDGTGRAPLHVARVLAMSLDSTQSNR; encoded by the coding sequence ATGAAAAACGCCTCAACGCTCGAGCGGCGCCTGCGGTCGAACATGACGGGCGACGTCCTGTTCGACGCCTTCAACCGCGGCCGCTACGCGACTGACGCCTCCTTCTATCAAATCCTGCCGCTCGGCGTGGTGGTGCCCCGGACCATGGACGAGGCGTTGCGGGCGCTTGCCATCGCAAGGGATGAGGGCCGGATCGTCACGCCGCGCGGGGGCGGCACGTCGCAATGCGGCCAGACGGTCAACAACGGGATTGTTGTCGATTTTTCCAAACACCTGAACCGCATCCTGTCGCTCGATGTCGAAAACCGCATTTGCGTGGTCGAGCCCGGCATCGTACTCGATGATCTCAACCGCCAGCTCAAAAAGCACGGGCTCTGGTTTCCGGTCGACGTCTCCACTGCCTCGCGCGCCACCATCGGCGGTATGGCCGGCAACAATTCCTGCGGCGGCCGTTCGCTGCGTTACGGCACCATGCGCGACAACACACTGTCGATGGATGCGGCGCTGGCCGACGGCACGCTTTTGCATTTCGGCGAGGTGCCGCGGGATCTGGCGCGGGTGAATTCGCCCCAGAGCGGGCTTGCGCTGTTCCGCGACATGCTCGATCTCGGCGAGCGCGAGGCTACCGAGATATCCGCGCGGTTTCCAAAGGTGCAGCGCCGCGTCGGCGGCTACAATCTCGATGCGCTGGTGCCGCGCAATGCGCCCAACAACATGGCGCATCTGCTGGTCGGCTCCGAGGGCACGCTGGCCTTCACCACGCAGGTCGAGCTCAAGCTGTGGCCTGTGATCCGCAACAAGGTGCTCGGCGTCTGCCATTTCGGCAGCTTCTATGAGGCGATGGATGCAGCTCAGCATCTGGTGAAGCTGCGGCCGATCGCGGTGGAGTTGGTTGATCGCACCATGATTGCGCTCGGCCGCGAGATCGCGATGTTCCAGCCGATCATCGCCACGGCCGTGCGCGGCGATCCCGATGCGGTGCTGGTCGTCGAATTCGCCGAGGAAGATCAGGCCGAGAATTTGCATCGGCTGAAGCAACTCGGCGAACTGATGGCCGATCTTGGTTTCGGCTGGGACAGGCCGCAGCGCAAATGGGGCGGCGTGGTCGAGATCACCGAACCAGGCTTGCAGACCGGCATCGCCGATTTCCGCGCCGCCGGCCTCAACGTGATGATGTCGATGAAGCAGGAGGGCAAACCGGTCTCCTTCGTCGAGGATTGCGCCGTGCCACTACCGCACCTCGCCGACTACACCGAGCGGCTCAATGCCATCTTCGCCAAGCATGGCACGCGGGGCACTATGTATGCGCACGCGTCTGAAGGCTGCCTGCATGTGCGGCCCGTCCTCAATTTGAAGCTTGAGAAGGACGTCAAGGCAATGCGCGCCATCGCCGAAGAGACGTTCGAGATGGTGCGCGAGTACAAGGGCTCGCACTCCGGCGAGCATGGCGACGGGCTGGTTCGCTCCGAATTCCATGAGGCGATGTTCGGCTCGCGCATCGTTGCCGATTTCAGGGAAGTGAAGCGGTGTTTCGATCCGGAAAACATGCTCAATCCCGGCAAGATCGTCGATCCGCCGAAGATGGACGACCGCTCGCTGTTTCGCTATCGGCCGGACTATCGCGTCAATGAGCTGAAGACCGTGCTCGACTGGTCGGCCTATCCCGGCGCCGGCGGCGGCTTTCAGGGCGCGGTCGAGATGTGCAACAACAACGGCGCCTGCCGAAAGCTCGAAGGCGGCGTGATGTGCCCGTCCTATCGCGCGACACGCAACGAGAAGGACGTCACACGCGGCCGCGCCAACACGCTGCGGCTGGCGATCTCGGGGCAGTTGGGTCCCGACGCGCTGGCTTCAGATGAAATGATGGAGACGCTGAAACTCTGCGTCTCCTGCAAGGCCTGCCGGCATGAGTGTCCGACCGGCGTCGATATGGCCAAGATGAAGATCGAGGTGCTGGCCGCACGCGCGGCCAAACACGGCCTCTCCCTGCGCGACCGGCTGGTCGGTTATCTGCCGCGTTATGCGGATCTCGCCTCCCGCTTTGCTCCGCTCGCCAACTGGCGCAACAGCAGTCCGCTGTTGCGTGCCCTGTTCGAGAAATTTGCGGGGATCAGCGCGAAGCGCGCCCTACCCGCGTTCCGTCGCGACGTATTCAGGCCAGAAGCCGAAACCTTCGGTCCGGCAGATGGGCGCGAGGTCGTGCTGTTCGCCGACACATTTAATCGCGCCTACGAGCGGGAGAATCTCGATGCCGCGCTGCGCGTTCTGGTCGAAGCCGGATACCGTGTCCACTTGCCGAGGCCGACGGATCACACTCGGCCGCTGTGCTGCGGACGGACCTTCCTTTCGGCGGGCTTGGTCGATCAGGCGCGTAACGAATTGAACCGGCTGGTCGCCAGCTACGCGCCATTCGCCGCGCGGGGTGTGCCAATTGTGGGGCTGGAGCCGAGCTGTCTCCTGACGCTGCGCGACGAATTGCTCTCGCTACGCTCGGACGATGACGCCAAGAGCATCAGCACGCACGCATTGCTGTTCGAGGAATTCCTTGTTCGCGAGGGGGAGGCCGGCCGCCTCAAGCTGCCACTTGGCGCCATGCCAGCGAAAGCGCTGGTTCACGGCCACTGCCACCAAAAATCGTTCGGCGCGTTCAAGCCGGTCGAGAAGGTGCTGCGCCTCGTTCCCGATCTCAGCGTCGAAATCATCGAGTCGAGCTGCTGCGGCATGGCCGGTGCCTTCGGTTACGGCGCCGACACTTATCAAGCGTCGATGGAAATGGCCGAACTTTCCCTGCTACCGGCGGTGCGCCGCGCCGATATCGCCACGCTCATCGTTGCCGACGGCACTTCATGCCGCCATCAGATCAAGGATGGCACAGGCCGTGCACCGCTTCACGTCGCCCGTGTGCTTGCGATGAGCCTCGACAGCACGCAATCCAACCGCTAA
- a CDS encoding GntR family transcriptional regulator — protein MKSMIPEGGAPIAQSASGNGTDRQEASLHGEILLRLRDYVVEGNIPEGARVPERQLCEMLGISRTPLREALKVLAAEGLIELLPNRGARIRQLSQRDLEELFDVMAGLESLAGRLACEAITDEEIAEIERLHYKMYGHYLHRDMHGYFQINQRIHESIVAAARNETLRTAYANFAGRIRRVRYSANFARKRQRWAEAMREHEAILDALRRRAGSELSDILFQHLRNKRTAAIEHLAEARDATAATAAEG, from the coding sequence ATGAAATCCATGATTCCCGAAGGTGGGGCGCCGATCGCCCAATCCGCGTCCGGCAACGGCACCGACCGGCAGGAAGCGTCACTGCACGGGGAAATTTTGCTGCGCCTTCGCGACTATGTCGTTGAGGGCAACATTCCGGAAGGGGCGCGGGTTCCGGAGCGGCAGCTTTGTGAAATGCTTGGCATTTCAAGAACACCGCTGCGCGAGGCGCTGAAAGTTCTGGCCGCAGAGGGCCTGATCGAGCTCCTGCCCAACCGCGGCGCGCGGATACGTCAACTCAGCCAGCGCGACCTGGAGGAACTTTTCGACGTGATGGCCGGCCTGGAAAGCCTGGCCGGGCGCCTTGCCTGCGAGGCCATCACGGACGAGGAAATCGCAGAAATCGAGCGGCTGCACTACAAGATGTACGGCCACTACCTGCACCGCGACATGCACGGCTATTTTCAGATCAACCAGCGCATCCACGAGAGCATCGTCGCCGCTGCGCGCAACGAGACCCTGCGCACGGCCTATGCCAACTTCGCCGGCCGGATTCGCCGTGTCCGCTACTCCGCCAACTTTGCCCGCAAGCGGCAGCGCTGGGCGGAGGCCATGCGCGAGCACGAAGCGATCCTGGATGCGCTGCGTCGCCGCGCTGGAAGCGAGTTGAGCGACATCCTGTTCCAGCATTTGCGCAACAAGCGGACCGCCGCTATCGAGCACTTGGCTGAAGCACGGGACGCCACCGCGGCCACGGCTGCGGAGGGCTAG
- a CDS encoding pyridoxal-phosphate-dependent aminotransferase family protein, with product MTVHTGRHFLQIPGPTNVPDRVLRAMDMPTMDHRGPEFAEVGHAVLAAMQRVFRTKQPVIIYPSSGTGAWEAALVNTLQPGDKVLMAETGQFAVLWHGIADKFKLDVDFIPGDWRHGAELEQIEARLLADKAHKIKAVCVVHNETSTGCVTHPQDVRKILDRVNHPALLMVDTISGLGSLEYEHDAWGIDVSVAGSQKGLMLPPGLGFNAISEKALAVAKANPAMRSYWDWQEVIAINKAGTWPYTPATNLLFGLREAVKMLEEEGLENVFARHKRHSAATRAAIRVWGLETQCQEQGAHSPALTGVVMPEGHDADNFRKVVLENFDMSLGTGLNKIKGKVFRIGHIGHFNDLMMMGTLSGVEMGLDLAKVPHRGGGVLAAMEVLKGRDVVAMPKAAVA from the coding sequence ATGACCGTGCATACTGGAAGGCATTTTCTGCAGATTCCGGGACCGACCAACGTGCCGGACCGGGTGCTGCGTGCCATGGACATGCCGACCATGGACCACCGGGGTCCCGAGTTCGCCGAGGTTGGTCATGCCGTGCTGGCGGCCATGCAGCGGGTGTTCCGCACCAAACAGCCGGTGATCATCTATCCGTCGTCCGGCACGGGCGCATGGGAGGCGGCACTCGTCAATACGCTGCAGCCAGGCGACAAGGTGCTGATGGCGGAGACCGGGCAATTTGCCGTGCTGTGGCACGGCATAGCCGACAAGTTCAAGCTCGACGTGGATTTCATTCCCGGTGACTGGCGCCACGGCGCGGAGCTTGAGCAGATCGAGGCGCGGCTGTTGGCCGACAAGGCGCACAAGATCAAGGCCGTGTGCGTGGTCCATAACGAGACTTCGACCGGCTGCGTCACCCATCCGCAGGACGTCCGCAAGATTCTCGACCGCGTCAACCATCCCGCACTGCTGATGGTCGACACCATCTCTGGCCTGGGCTCGCTGGAATATGAGCACGACGCCTGGGGCATCGACGTGTCGGTCGCCGGATCGCAAAAGGGGCTGATGCTGCCGCCGGGTCTCGGCTTCAACGCCATCTCGGAAAAGGCGCTCGCGGTGGCGAAGGCCAATCCCGCGATGCGCTCTTATTGGGACTGGCAGGAAGTCATCGCGATCAACAAGGCGGGCACCTGGCCCTACACGCCGGCAACGAACCTGCTGTTCGGGCTGCGCGAAGCGGTCAAGATGCTCGAGGAAGAGGGCCTTGAGAATGTCTTCGCCCGCCACAAGCGCCACAGCGCCGCGACGCGTGCGGCGATCAGGGTGTGGGGACTCGAAACCCAATGCCAGGAGCAGGGCGCGCATTCGCCCGCGCTGACCGGCGTCGTCATGCCCGAGGGGCATGACGCCGACAACTTCCGCAAGGTCGTGCTGGAAAACTTCGACATGTCGCTCGGCACCGGCCTGAACAAGATCAAGGGCAAGGTGTTCCGGATCGGGCATATCGGACATTTCAACGATCTCATGATGATGGGCACGCTGTCGGGCGTCGAGATGGGTCTCGATCTCGCCAAGGTGCCGCATCGCGGCGGTGGCGTGCTGGCGGCGATGGAAGTGCTCAAGGGACGCGATGTCGTGGCGATGCCGAAGGCGGCCGTCGCCTGA